CTGGAGCATGTGGTCTGGAGCCAGGGCCCATGTGTGCCCAAGCTCATGGATGGCACCAGCGGCTGAAAATAGTTCAAGGACAAAACAGCACCTGGCTTCCTTGGAGGTGTTCACAGACCTTTGTCTTGAGAAAAGGACCCCGGGTAAATTCCTCACCTACCTCCTCAGGTGGGTGGAGCAGAGGAAAGGTTTGATTCACCTGCGCTGTAAGAAGCTGAAGATCGTTTCAATGCCCGTGGGAACTATCATGAAGGTCCTGAGTCGTGTGCAGCTGGACTGTCTCCAGGAGGTGGACGTGGACTGCACGTGGCGCCTGTCCGCCCTGGCCAGGTTCGCGCCTCTCCTGGGCCAGATGACTAGTGTGCAGAGACTCCGTCTCTCCCACGTCCGTGTGTCTGAATTTGatcatcagcagcagcagcagcagcagcagcagcaagttGTCCAATTTACCTCTCAGATCCTCAGGCTGCACCACCTCCGGGATCTCCATTTGGAATCTCCCTCCTTCCTCGAAGGCCGCCTGGACCAGATGCTCAGGTGAGGGCGGCGCCACTGGCCGTGTGACAGTGAGCATAACACTAGAGGGGAGCCTGCTCTGTTCTGAAGTGTGGCATCATGTAACCACACAGATCCAGGTAGAGGGACAAACCGTTATAGAGGCTCTGGACAGGGACACCGTGCCAGGCGGCTATAAACTGGGGCTTTGGGATCTAGTGAGGGAGGACATGCATTTCTTCTTTAGCAAGAGATGTCTTTGCTCAGATGACATAGGAAAATAGGTAAGTGAAGGGAGCATTGAAGATGGAGAAGCCCACCAGACCCGAGCatttcaaacagaaattctgtgCTCATCAGTTTCATGACCACAGTGAGCCTGTCTCAAATTCCCTGTCTGTAAAAcgttgtttttttggtttgtttttttgttttgttttgttttgtttgctccaGATGAGGTAATTAATATATGAGAAATGCATGATTCTGGAGTTGATGGCAAAGGTGCTGGAGCCAAAAGGGTAATAAAAGGTGGCAGATGGTTTGCAGGTGATGCAGGGATGTAAGTGATCCCCTGCGGACTGGCAACCCCAGCTGATGTGGCCTCTTGCCTACTTCCCTCGAGCTTCAGATCGCCCAGAGATACAGGAGCTTAGGGACCAAACATGGGCTGAAGGAAGCCTgaaatgaaagcttttttttttttttcagtcttgtcTCCAAGTATTAAAATTCAGTGATGCTCACACTTGACTGAGACTCAGTATTAGGCTCCCCTCTGAGCATGTTGAGTGCATTCCATTCCATTTAGTCATCCTTATCCTTAAGGAAGTGGAGTATGTTTTACTCTGAatgacagatgaggaaagggagcTTTCAAGATTCTGTGAGCTTGACCCAACCACACAGAGAAGGTGAAAGGATTCAGCCTAAAATGAGACTGGGAATTCTGGGTATTGACCTTGCTAAAGCGGTTAGAATGACCTTGGCCTTAGGCAAATCATTTGTCTCCCAACCTTCGCTCACGTGGCTCCCTGACTTCTCCCACCTAATTTCTGGATTTCTCCCCAGGTGCCTGAAGACCCCCTTGGACAACCTCTCAGTAACGAACTGCCAGCTAACAGAATCAGACTTGAGCCACCTGTCCCGGAGCCCAAACATCAGTCAGCTGAAGGGCCTGGATCTGAGTGGCATCAGCTTGAGCGACTTTCGTCCTGAGCTGCTCCAAGGTCTGCTGGAGAAAGTCGCAGCCACCCTCCAGGAGCTGAACTTAGAGCAGTGTGGGGTCATGGACCCCCAACTTGATTCCATCCTGCCCGCCCTGAGCTGCTGCTCCCAGCTCAGCGCCTTCAGCCTGTGTGGGAACCGCCTCTCCATGGCCATCATGGGGAAGCTGCTGCGATGCACTGCTGGGCTGCCCAGGTTAAGGGAAGAGTTCTATCCTGCCCCTCAGGAGAGTTACGGCCCTGGCGGAGCCCTCCATCTGGGGAGACTTTCCCAGCTTCGGGCCAAGCTGATTGAGATCATGAGGGGCCTCGGAGGTCCCAGGGCCATCTGGCTCAGCTCCAGCCCCTGTCCTCGCTGGGGCAGCAAGCTACGCTCTCATGAGGAGCCCTTTCTCTACCACTGCTACGTGCCGGCCTAGGTGGGTGCGTCAATCCAAAGCTTTCTTCTGGGCACCTGGAAACTGAAATCTAGGACATAGGAGCATCTTGAAGGGAACAGAGACACGTGGTTTCAGATTTCAGCGCGAtttgaatgagaaaaggaaatgtgaTTGCACATTTCAGCAGGGGTTCAGGATTTCAAGGGAAAATGTTGACTTGGGGAGTTGGTGGGACTTTCCGGGACATGTATTTAGCAAGTCAGAAATAGGAATCTAAATTTCTGGAGGGAAAGTTGGGTTTGAGACACACATGTTGGCGTTATCTCTGCATGGATGGCTGTAAAGAAATGGTCAGAAATAAAGAGAACTGCGGTGTAAATGGACTGGCGTCCTGTGTGATCcattactctgttttcacagtttaCACCTTGGAATCTCCAGCTAccgataaaaaataaaagaaagggcaCTCAGTTGTCTATGATCCAAACCCCTACCGTTCCTGCCAAGTCTCTATTCTCCCTACTTACATCTGTGGTTGTTCAGGGGTTAATACACACAAAGGGGAACATACTCAGGGGCCAGTGAGAAAATGGAATGAAGAGCTCTTGGCAGGTCTCTCACTGCTGACTCAGGCCATGACCCTGGGCCTGAGCATCCCTCATGGTTCTCCAGGTGGGTCCATAATTCTCAGATCCTGGCCTTTGTGTGTGCTGGGAAAGGGCTTCACAGTGCAAGGCACGTGGTTCTGGATGGGGGTCGTCCACCTTGCCGATGAGCTGAGCCTCCGGGCCTCACCAACCCATGCCTGTCACGATTGGGTCGGGGTCCTTCCGGAGTTAATCTACTTGTAGCCAGTAAGGACATCAAATTCCTTTTAGCAAAATACTGAAACAGTATAGGCATTTACGTGGTTTTAATATTTCTATATCACATTAAAATTATATAGTTTGGGG
The Camelus dromedarius isolate mCamDro1 chromosome 14, mCamDro1.pat, whole genome shotgun sequence genome window above contains:
- the LOC105107107 gene encoding PRAME family member 12 — encoded protein: MSVRTPPRLLDLAGTSLLRDNEASAITALEYLPTELFPPLFLEAFFGRRIETLKALVQAWPFVRLPLGGLMHMPQEETFQAVLDGLDVLLAQKFRPRRCRLRVLDLRNTGQNFWSMWWVEQRKGLIHLRCKKLKIVSMPVGTIMKVLSRVQLDCLQEVDVDCTWRLSALARFAPLLGQMTSVQRLRLSHVRVSEFDHQQQQQQQQQQVVQFTSQILRLHHLRDLHLESPSFLEGRLDQMLRCLKTPLDNLSVTNCQLTESDLSHLSRSPNISQLKGLDLSGISLSDFRPELLQGLLEKVAATLQELNLEQCGVMDPQLDSILPALSCCSQLSAFSLCGNRLSMAIMGKLLRCTAGLPRLREEFYPAPQESYGPGGALHLGRLSQLRAKLIEIMRGLGGPRAIWLSSSPCPRWGSKLRSHEEPFLYHCYVPA